A section of the Leptospira semungkisensis genome encodes:
- a CDS encoding succinate dehydrogenase cytochrome b subunit, which yields MDFQAGYLRSSIGRKTIVAITGIIFFGFVFVHMLGNLQIFQEPDKINSYAEFLQSLGGLLWLARGILLVAFVLHVYYAIQLSLENKAARPVGYVKNSTIQATLSSRYMALTGSVILAFVIYHLLHFTFGKIQPENFALHETIGDKQRHDVYSMVVLGFKNIYVSISYIVAMLLLAFHLRHGVTSVFQTLGFNTPFWAPKTNAFAILYALTIFVGNCSMPVAVLLNFVKVSGAQ from the coding sequence ATGGATTTTCAAGCTGGATATCTAAGGTCTTCCATCGGTAGAAAAACTATCGTTGCGATTACCGGTATCATTTTCTTCGGCTTTGTATTCGTACACATGCTGGGGAACCTCCAGATCTTCCAAGAACCGGACAAGATTAATTCTTATGCCGAGTTCCTACAAAGCTTGGGCGGACTTTTATGGTTAGCTCGAGGAATTCTTTTGGTCGCTTTCGTTTTACACGTTTACTACGCGATCCAATTGTCCTTGGAAAACAAGGCCGCGAGACCGGTTGGCTACGTAAAAAATAGCACGATCCAAGCGACTCTTTCTTCCCGTTACATGGCATTGACAGGTTCCGTAATCCTCGCCTTCGTAATCTATCATTTGCTTCACTTCACGTTCGGAAAGATCCAACCTGAAAACTTCGCTCTTCATGAAACGATCGGCGATAAGCAAAGACACGACGTGTATTCCATGGTTGTTTTAGGATTTAAGAACATTTACGTTTCCATTTCCTATATAGTAGCAATGCTTCTTCTCGCATTCCACCTTAGACATGGAGTTACGAGCGTTTTCCAGACTCTGGGATTCAATACTCCTTTCTGGGCTCCGAAAACGAACGCATTCGCGATCCTTTATGCACTGACTATCTTCGTAGGTAACTGCTCTATGCCGGTTGCCGTACTTCTTAACTTTGTGAAAGTTTCAGGAGCGCAATAA